The following proteins come from a genomic window of Populus nigra chromosome 6, ddPopNigr1.1, whole genome shotgun sequence:
- the LOC133697073 gene encoding cytochrome P450 86B1-like — MEREPTTATNFLFSATQWMYIHSSLWDVSLALLGIFVFRCINERLTNKGPMLWPVLGILPTMFLHINDMYNFVTRALSRAGGTFHHKGMWMGGAYGIATADPSNVAYMLKTNFKNFPKGKYFRDRFRDLLGDGIFNVDDELWREQRQVVKAEMHSSRFIEHSLQTMQDLLHQKLLKLTEKLVKSGDSFDLQEVLLRFTFDNICTAAFGVDPGCLALDFPEVPFAKAFEKATELTLFRFLIPPFIWKPMKFFGIGYEKALKEAVGIVHDFAEKTVKGRRDEARKHGSLCHQSDLLSRLIEIEYTGQGKKLQFPDKYFRDLCVNFILAGRDTTSVALAWFFWLVHSNPEVENRILCEINDILSLRETQTKNEIIFTMEELNKMVYLHAALSESLRLYPSVPIEMKEVAEDDVLPDGSIVKKGARVFYCIFSMGRMDSIWGQNCLEFKPERWIRDGKFVSENQFNYAVFNAGPRLCLGKKFAYMQMKMVAASILLRYSVKVVEGHDASPKMTTTLYMKNGLLVTLMPRLVNV, encoded by the coding sequence ATGGAAAGAGAACCAACAACGGCAACAAATTTCTTGTTCTCTGCAACGCAATGGATGTACATTCACTCATCCCTTTGGGATGTATCTCTTGCTTTGTTGGGAATCTTTGTTTTCCGATGTATCAATGAAAGGCTCACCAACAAAGGCCCTATGCTATGGCCTGTGTTGGGGATCTTACCCACCATGTTCCTCCACATCAACGACATGTACAATTTCGTCACGAGAGCTTTAAGCAGAGCAGGGGGAACTTTCCACCATAAAGGAATGTGGATGGGAGGGGCATATGGAATCGCCACGGCTGATCCTTCCAATGTCGCGTATATGCTTAAAACGAATTTCAAGAACTTCCCAAAAGGGAAATACTTCAGAGACAGGTTTCGGGATTTGCTAGGAGATGGTATTTTCAATGTTGACGATGAATTGTGGAGGGAACAAAGGCAAGTTGTGAAAGCAGAGATGCATTCAAGCAGGTTCATTGAGCACTCGCTTCAAACCATGCAAGATCTGTTGCACCAGAAGCTGTTGAAGCTGACAGAAAAACTGGTAAAGTCAGGAGATAGTTTTGATCTCCAAGAAGTGCTTCTTCGGTTTACGTTTGATAACATTTGTACTGCAGCTTTTGGCGTTGATCCTGGGTGCTTAGCCCTGGATTTCCCTGAAGTTCCCTTCGCAAAAGCTTTCGAAAAAGCAACAGAATTAACTTTGTTCAGGTTCCTGATTCCGCCTTTCATTTGGAAGCCCATGAAGTTCTTTGGAATAGGATACGAGAAGGCACTGAAGGAGGCAGTTGGGATTGTGCATGACTTTGCTGAGAAGACAGTGAAGGGTAGAAGGGATGAGGCAAGGAAGCATGGTAGCTTATGTCATCAATCTGATCTCTTGTCCAGGCTTATTGAGATTGAATATACTGGACAAGGAAAGAAGCTGCAATTCCCAGATAAGTATTTCAGAGATTTGTGTGTAAATTTCATCCTAGCAGGGAGAGACACCACTTCGGTGGCATTGGCATGGTTTTTCTGGTTAGTACACAGCAATCCAGAAGTGGAAAACAGAATTCTATGCGAGATTAATGACATTTTGTCCCTTCGTGAGACACAGACAAAAAATGAGATCATTTTTACCATGGAAGAATTGAACAAGATGGTGTATCTCCACGCAGCATTATCCGAATCCCTGAGGCTGTATCCATCCGTACCAATTGAAATGAAAGAAGTGGCAGAAGACGATGTTCTCCCTGACGGTTCCATAGTTAAGAAGGGCGCTCGAGTTTTCTACTGCATATTCTCAATGGGCAGGATGGATTCTATATGGGGGCAAAATTGCTTGGAGTTCAAACCAGAGAGGTGGATTAGGGATGGAAAGTTCGTAAGTGAAAATCAGTTCAACTATGCAGTGTTCAACGCCGGTCCAAGGTTGTGCCTGGGGAAGAAGTTTGCATACATGCAGATGAAAATGGTGGCAGCTTCAATCCTGTTGAGGTACTCAGTTAAGGTCGTTGAAGGCCATGATGCTTCTCCAAAGATGACAACCACACTTTACATGAAGAATGGACTCCTGGTGACTCTGATGCCTAGGTTGGTGAACGTTTAA